One part of the Sorangiineae bacterium MSr11954 genome encodes these proteins:
- a CDS encoding alpha/beta hydrolase — protein sequence MGAFNSVESQDGTVVGFETLGQGPPMVLVHGTTADRSRWLPIRARLAERFTVHAVDRRGRGLSTKEGGAYHIDREAEDIAAIVNAVGPNVYLVGHSYGALCSLGAALLTDSIRAIVLYEPPASTPGHAVTPPEILERLRSVSATGDPEGLLETFFREVIHSSPADLAAMKRTPIWQARLAAAHTLVRELDSVERFAITDRLSRIAVPVRILLGTVSPPYFRPAAEAVAKRIPDAEVIPLHGQSHMAIDTDPDQVVSAIFTFAERHA from the coding sequence ATGGGCGCATTCAATTCGGTCGAATCACAGGACGGGACCGTCGTCGGCTTCGAGACGCTTGGCCAAGGCCCGCCGATGGTGCTGGTGCACGGGACGACCGCGGATCGAAGCCGCTGGCTCCCGATTCGCGCGCGGCTCGCGGAGCGGTTCACGGTTCATGCCGTGGATCGCCGGGGGCGAGGTCTGAGCACCAAAGAGGGCGGCGCATACCATATCGACCGCGAGGCGGAGGACATCGCCGCCATCGTGAACGCCGTCGGCCCCAACGTGTACCTCGTTGGACATTCCTATGGCGCCCTGTGCTCCCTCGGCGCCGCCTTGCTCACGGACTCCATTCGGGCCATCGTCCTTTACGAGCCGCCCGCATCGACCCCCGGCCATGCGGTCACCCCGCCGGAGATCTTGGAGCGCCTTCGCTCCGTGAGCGCCACGGGCGATCCCGAGGGGCTCCTGGAGACGTTCTTTCGCGAGGTCATCCACTCGTCCCCGGCCGATCTCGCCGCCATGAAGCGCACGCCCATCTGGCAAGCGCGCCTCGCCGCCGCGCACACGCTCGTCCGCGAGCTGGACTCCGTGGAGCGCTTCGCCATCACGGACCGCCTCTCCAGGATCGCCGTGCCCGTGCGCATCCTCCTGGGAACGGTGAGCCCGCCGTATTTCCGGCCCGCCGCCGAGGCCGTGGCCAAACGAATCCCGGACGCGGAGGTCATTCCACTGCACGGGCAGAGCCATATGGCCATCGACACCGATCCCGATCAAGTGGTGTCCGCTATCTTCACCTTCGCGGAGCGGCACGCCTAG
- a CDS encoding sulfite exporter TauE/SafE family protein, translated as MPSDNGCPACTGADTPARDARNAASDARHGQGAASNAGDGRDAASDGRDAASDAGDGRHAASDAGDGRNAASDAGDGRNAASNAGDGRNAASDARHGQGAARKGTHAMAGSGVGFVLGLAATLMPKCPLCVAAYLSLIGLGTATAGMVAPLLFPLGVGLALVSLAAMAYLARRVRVRPR; from the coding sequence ATGCCGTCGGATAATGGGTGCCCGGCGTGCACGGGGGCTGACACACCGGCGCGCGACGCGCGAAACGCGGCGAGCGACGCGCGCCACGGGCAAGGCGCGGCGAGCAACGCGGGCGACGGCCGGGACGCGGCGAGCGACGGCCGGGACGCGGCGAGCGACGCGGGCGACGGCCGGCACGCGGCGAGCGACGCGGGCGACGGCCGAAACGCCGCGAGCGACGCGGGCGACGGCCGAAACGCCGCGAGCAACGCGGGCGACGGCCGAAACGCGGCGAGCGACGCGCGCCATGGGCAAGGCGCGGCGCGCAAAGGGACGCACGCGATGGCCGGCTCGGGGGTCGGATTCGTGCTCGGCCTCGCGGCGACCTTGATGCCGAAATGCCCCTTGTGCGTCGCCGCGTACCTGTCGCTCATCGGGCTGGGCACGGCGACCGCAGGCATGGTGGCCCCGCTGCTCTTTCCGCTCGGCGTGGGCCTCGCGCTGGTATCGCTCGCCGCGATGGCGTATCTCGCACGAAGGGTGCGCGTTCGCCCGCGTTGA
- a CDS encoding DUF899 domain-containing protein — protein MMKNKRIVSRAEWLEQRKRLLDQEKEFTRLGDRLSAERQKMPWVRVEEPYVFEGPNGRETLADLFRGRSQLVVYHIMFAPESQAACKNCSYWADNFNGIVAHLNQRDVTFTAISRAPLAKLRAFAERMGWSFDWVSSGQGRFNYDYGVSFSSDDLGTGSIQYNYGTFDAHGPDMPGISVFAKDGDSVFHTYSCYARGIEMMNTAYHYLDLVPKGRDETSNGPMSWVKLRDQYAVG, from the coding sequence ATGATGAAGAACAAACGGATCGTCTCGCGGGCCGAGTGGCTCGAGCAGCGCAAACGGCTCCTCGACCAAGAGAAAGAGTTCACACGCCTCGGCGATCGGCTGAGCGCCGAGCGGCAAAAGATGCCGTGGGTGCGGGTCGAGGAGCCCTACGTCTTCGAGGGGCCGAACGGCCGAGAGACGTTGGCCGATCTCTTTCGAGGGCGGAGCCAGCTGGTCGTCTACCACATCATGTTCGCGCCGGAGTCGCAAGCGGCGTGCAAAAACTGCTCGTATTGGGCCGACAACTTCAATGGCATCGTCGCGCATTTGAACCAGCGCGACGTGACCTTTACGGCCATCTCGCGCGCGCCGCTCGCCAAGCTGCGGGCGTTCGCCGAGCGTATGGGCTGGAGCTTCGATTGGGTGTCCTCCGGGCAGGGCCGCTTCAATTACGACTACGGCGTGTCGTTCTCGTCCGACGATCTGGGCACGGGGTCCATCCAGTACAATTATGGCACGTTCGACGCACACGGTCCCGATATGCCGGGGATCAGCGTCTTTGCCAAAGACGGCGACTCCGTATTCCACACCTATTCGTGTTACGCGCGGGGCATCGAAATGATGAATACCGCCTACCACTACCTGGACTTGGTGCCCAAAGGACGCGACGAAACGTCGAACGGGCCGATGAGCTGGGTGAAGCTGCGGGATCAATATGCCGTCGGATAA
- a CDS encoding helix-turn-helix domain-containing protein, which yields MDSLINAAARSLAQGDALSALKRVSLRDDAPALALRGIAMAQLGEFDRAKVLLRRASRAFGAKEPVARARCAIAEAEIALAARDLSGSEKALAAAADVLEAHGDRANVLHARLVSIRRLLLIGRLADAEQAVGHLDLRDAPPMLAAVAELLSVDISVRTLRTRPARAALARAEKAALRARIPSLLAEVETARRALEKPAARRVARGEESVLLLHDVEALLASSAFVVDACRHMVQEAERSVPLARRPVLFALVRTLAEAWPDDAPRDTLIARAFGAVRFNDSHRARLRVEMGRLRRSLRALAELEATPRGFVLRPRRATKVVVLLRPVEDEHADVLALLADGQSWSSSAIARALGASQRTVQRALFSLELREKVRSFGRARARRWLAPPITGFTTALLLPAPLPVD from the coding sequence ATGGACTCCCTGATCAACGCCGCGGCGCGCTCCCTCGCCCAAGGCGACGCGCTCTCGGCGCTGAAGCGCGTATCGCTTCGCGACGACGCGCCCGCGCTCGCGCTGCGGGGGATTGCCATGGCGCAGCTCGGCGAGTTCGACCGGGCCAAGGTCCTCTTGCGAAGGGCGTCGCGCGCGTTCGGCGCCAAGGAGCCGGTGGCGCGGGCGCGCTGCGCCATCGCCGAGGCGGAGATTGCCTTGGCCGCGCGCGATCTGAGCGGCTCCGAAAAGGCGCTCGCCGCGGCCGCCGACGTGCTCGAAGCGCACGGCGACCGCGCCAATGTCCTCCATGCCCGCCTGGTGTCGATCCGAAGGCTCCTGCTCATCGGCCGCCTGGCCGACGCCGAGCAGGCCGTAGGTCACCTCGATCTGCGCGACGCTCCGCCCATGCTGGCGGCCGTGGCCGAGCTCTTGAGCGTCGACATCTCCGTGCGAACCTTGCGCACGCGCCCTGCGCGCGCCGCGCTCGCTCGCGCCGAAAAGGCGGCGCTGCGCGCGCGCATTCCCTCGCTGCTGGCGGAGGTGGAGACGGCGCGGCGGGCCCTCGAAAAGCCGGCCGCGCGCCGGGTGGCGCGGGGCGAGGAGAGCGTGCTCCTTCTGCACGACGTCGAGGCGCTGCTCGCATCGAGCGCCTTCGTGGTGGACGCCTGCCGGCACATGGTGCAGGAGGCCGAGCGCAGCGTTCCGCTGGCGCGCCGGCCCGTTTTGTTCGCCTTGGTGCGCACCTTGGCCGAAGCATGGCCCGACGATGCGCCGCGCGACACCTTGATCGCGCGGGCCTTCGGCGCGGTCCGCTTCAACGACTCGCACCGCGCGCGCTTGCGGGTGGAGATGGGCCGGCTGCGCCGGAGCCTTCGCGCGCTGGCCGAGCTCGAGGCCACCCCGCGCGGCTTCGTGCTCCGCCCGCGCCGCGCCACGAAGGTCGTCGTTCTTTTACGGCCCGTGGAGGACGAGCACGCGGACGTGCTCGCCTTGCTGGCCGACGGGCAATCCTGGTCCAGCTCCGCCATCGCCCGCGCCCTCGGCGCCAGCCAGAGGACGGTGCAGCGCGCGCTCTTCTCCCTCGAGCTCCGCGAAAAGGTGCGCTCTTTCGGCCGAGCCCGCGCCCGCCGCTGGCTCGCCCCGCCCATCACCGGATTCACGACGGCCTTGTTACTCCCGGCCCCTCTGCCCGTCGATTAA
- a CDS encoding PQQ-binding-like beta-propeller repeat protein — MIESNAAIEREYGPFPEAEMVNGVTFDGEQVWFAAGAKLQAFDPKSGAPTRSLDVPCDAGTAFDGQHLFQLADDRIQKIDPRTGHVLGTIPAPGQGRDSGLTWAEGMLWVGQYRDRKIHCIDPETGKILRTIESNRFVTGVTWLEGELWHATWEGDESDLRRIDAQTGEVQERIVMPPGSMVSGLESDGRDRFYCGGGKSGKVRMVRRPKRGSR; from the coding sequence ATGATTGAATCCAACGCTGCCATCGAACGCGAATACGGTCCATTTCCCGAAGCCGAAATGGTGAACGGCGTCACCTTCGACGGGGAGCAGGTCTGGTTCGCCGCCGGCGCCAAGCTCCAAGCCTTCGACCCCAAGAGCGGAGCGCCGACCCGATCCCTCGACGTCCCCTGTGACGCCGGCACCGCCTTCGACGGCCAGCACCTCTTTCAGCTGGCCGACGACCGCATTCAGAAGATCGATCCTCGGACGGGGCACGTGCTCGGCACCATCCCAGCGCCCGGCCAGGGGCGCGACTCCGGTTTGACGTGGGCCGAAGGGATGCTCTGGGTCGGCCAATACCGCGACCGAAAGATCCACTGCATCGATCCCGAGACGGGCAAGATCCTGCGCACCATCGAGTCCAACCGCTTCGTCACCGGCGTAACGTGGCTCGAGGGCGAGCTTTGGCACGCCACCTGGGAAGGCGACGAGAGCGACCTTCGCCGCATCGACGCGCAAACGGGGGAGGTGCAGGAGCGCATCGTGATGCCGCCCGGCTCGATGGTCTCCGGCCTCGAGTCCGACGGGCGCGATCGCTTTTATTGCGGCGGGGGCAAGAGCGGCAAGGTGCGGATGGTGCGGCGCCCCAAGCGTGGATCACGGTGA
- a CDS encoding ERAP1-like C-terminal domain-containing protein — protein MSSPSSMARRVRPASVFAAFAALAALGVASCGSRGSPPAPQTAAGARAPSGDPEVPAFRLPDAVRPARYDLELALDPSRDTFTGKVGIDLVVQKATKVVWLHAVDLPIREAHVLASGQTLEARIVPARERDLVGFVFDRPLEKGTARLLVTYQGTFDKERSQGLYRVSEGPTPDDWYAYTFFEAMDARRAFPCFDEPAYKVPWKITLHVKKDHVALANAKIETEKLEPDGTKTVVFEESKPLPSYLVALVVGPFDLVNAPPAGHHGTPLRFVVPRGRGGETRYAVEATPRIVGLLEDYFDMPYPYGKLDVAVVPRFWGTMEHPGLVALGQPLTLIRPDEETPARKMAYAGIAIHELGHYWFGDYVTMAWWDDVWLNEGFGQWLDLKITDQFEPAWQIDRQRIERRSFAMNADSLASARRVRQPVESKDDIAGGLDNAIIYSKGALVIGMVESFVGKEKFRKAILRYMKDNAWKSARSRDFIATVDAELGPELGSALETFIDQPGVPLVRAEPVCAKGAPPKFAISQERFTPIGSDASGGAWQIPICVKYGSPAGAGAKCALLKEASETLTLDLPAGACPDWVMPNANASGYYRSSYSAGALKTLFTKAWPSLTAGERIVLLSDMAALTDSGAVPLGDALGMLPTVLKDGSTYVYRGSFETVRKVRRELLTKELAAQYDKLVRALYGERVRALGWRSKPNEDTPARELRKQLLHMVGWRANDPALQREARELAVKWLANRKAIDPDLVPVTLAIAARGEDEGAAELWDRLRKAAAEAQDRRERKEILTALGAFSSPPLVERALALVLDPSLDRRETIGILQSALAEPAARDRAYAFVKEHFDALIRGMRPDEATGLLMVTNEHFCEASHRADATAFFTERVKKMYGGAQRLRELLEREALCIAQHEARKDSVERALRRSKSP, from the coding sequence GTGAGCAGCCCTTCCTCGATGGCGCGCCGGGTTCGGCCGGCGTCCGTATTTGCGGCGTTCGCCGCGCTCGCTGCGCTCGGCGTGGCTTCGTGCGGCTCGCGCGGTTCGCCTCCGGCCCCGCAGACGGCGGCGGGCGCCCGCGCACCTTCGGGCGATCCCGAGGTCCCCGCGTTTCGGCTTCCGGACGCGGTGCGGCCTGCGCGCTACGATCTGGAGCTCGCGCTCGACCCCTCCAGAGACACGTTCACGGGCAAGGTCGGCATCGACCTGGTCGTGCAAAAAGCGACCAAGGTGGTGTGGCTCCACGCGGTGGACCTCCCGATCCGAGAGGCGCACGTCCTCGCGTCGGGGCAGACGCTCGAAGCGCGCATCGTGCCCGCCCGCGAGCGGGATCTGGTGGGCTTCGTCTTCGATCGGCCGCTCGAAAAAGGAACGGCGCGCCTCCTCGTGACGTACCAGGGCACGTTCGACAAAGAGCGCAGCCAAGGTCTCTATCGGGTGAGCGAAGGCCCGACCCCCGACGACTGGTACGCCTACACCTTCTTCGAGGCGATGGACGCGCGCCGCGCGTTCCCCTGCTTCGACGAGCCCGCGTACAAAGTCCCGTGGAAGATCACGCTGCACGTCAAGAAGGATCACGTCGCGCTGGCCAACGCCAAAATCGAAACGGAGAAGCTCGAGCCCGACGGCACCAAGACGGTGGTCTTCGAGGAGAGCAAGCCGCTGCCCAGCTACTTGGTGGCGCTGGTGGTCGGTCCCTTCGATCTGGTGAATGCGCCGCCCGCCGGGCACCATGGCACACCGCTGCGCTTCGTGGTGCCCCGAGGGCGCGGCGGCGAGACGCGCTACGCGGTGGAGGCCACGCCGCGCATCGTGGGGTTGCTCGAAGACTATTTCGATATGCCGTACCCCTACGGAAAGCTCGACGTGGCGGTGGTGCCGCGCTTCTGGGGTACGATGGAGCACCCGGGCCTGGTCGCCTTGGGGCAGCCGCTCACCTTGATCCGCCCGGACGAGGAGACGCCGGCGCGCAAAATGGCGTATGCGGGCATCGCCATCCACGAGCTCGGACACTACTGGTTCGGCGACTACGTCACCATGGCGTGGTGGGACGATGTTTGGCTGAACGAAGGCTTCGGCCAATGGCTCGATCTGAAGATCACCGACCAATTCGAGCCCGCGTGGCAGATCGACCGGCAGCGGATCGAGCGAAGGTCGTTCGCCATGAACGCCGATTCGCTGGCCAGCGCGCGGAGGGTGCGCCAGCCGGTGGAGTCCAAAGACGATATCGCCGGTGGGCTCGACAACGCGATCATCTATTCGAAGGGCGCGCTGGTCATCGGCATGGTCGAGAGCTTCGTGGGCAAGGAGAAGTTCCGAAAGGCGATCCTTCGCTACATGAAGGACAACGCCTGGAAGAGCGCGCGTTCCCGAGATTTCATCGCCACCGTCGACGCGGAGCTGGGGCCCGAGCTGGGCTCCGCGCTCGAGACGTTCATCGATCAGCCGGGGGTGCCGCTAGTGCGCGCCGAGCCGGTGTGCGCCAAGGGCGCTCCTCCGAAGTTTGCGATTTCGCAAGAGCGATTCACCCCCATCGGCTCGGATGCTTCGGGCGGCGCGTGGCAAATCCCCATTTGCGTGAAATACGGTTCGCCCGCGGGCGCCGGGGCGAAGTGCGCCCTGCTGAAGGAGGCCTCGGAGACCCTCACGCTCGACCTGCCCGCCGGAGCGTGCCCCGATTGGGTGATGCCCAACGCCAACGCGTCGGGCTATTATCGCTCGTCGTACTCCGCGGGCGCGCTGAAGACGCTGTTCACCAAGGCGTGGCCGTCCCTCACCGCGGGCGAACGCATCGTGCTCCTCTCGGACATGGCGGCGCTCACCGACAGCGGCGCCGTGCCCCTGGGCGATGCGCTGGGCATGCTCCCGACGGTGCTCAAGGACGGAAGCACGTACGTGTACCGCGGCTCGTTCGAGACCGTTCGAAAGGTTCGAAGGGAGCTCTTGACGAAGGAGCTGGCCGCACAGTACGATAAGCTCGTCCGGGCCCTGTACGGCGAGCGGGTGCGGGCGTTGGGCTGGAGGTCCAAGCCAAACGAGGACACGCCCGCGCGCGAGCTCCGCAAGCAGCTCCTCCACATGGTCGGGTGGCGCGCGAACGATCCTGCCCTTCAGCGGGAAGCGCGCGAGCTCGCCGTCAAGTGGCTCGCCAACCGCAAAGCCATCGATCCGGATCTGGTCCCCGTCACCTTGGCCATCGCGGCGCGCGGCGAGGACGAGGGCGCGGCGGAGCTCTGGGATCGCCTGCGAAAGGCGGCCGCGGAGGCGCAGGATCGGCGCGAGCGCAAAGAGATCCTGACCGCGCTCGGCGCCTTTTCGTCGCCGCCTTTGGTGGAGCGGGCGCTCGCGTTGGTCCTCGATCCGAGCCTCGATCGACGGGAGACCATCGGCATCCTCCAGTCCGCGCTGGCCGAGCCCGCGGCGCGCGATCGCGCCTACGCGTTCGTCAAAGAGCACTTCGATGCGCTCATCCGAGGCATGCGCCCCGACGAGGCGACGGGCCTCTTGATGGTCACCAACGAGCATTTCTGCGAGGCATCGCACCGCGCCGACGCGACCGCGTTCTTCACGGAGCGCGTGAAGAAGATGTACGGCGGCGCGCAACGCCTGCGGGAGCTGCTCGAGCGCGAGGCGCTCTGCATCGCCCAGCACGAGGCGCGAAAGGACAGCGTCGAGCGCGCCCTTCGACGCTCGAAGTCACCGTGA
- a CDS encoding beta galactosidase jelly roll domain-containing protein → MTSHGWKHMVLSGLLLASCSAEGPNDVASPGAVGAGTSPLTYTPPAVRQQVDLGAGWRFLRSDAAQAQLPAFDDSTWSAVSIPHTWNARDGQDGGNDYYRGIGWYRRHYVAPAGFAGKKVWIQFDGASTVADVWVNGTYVGQHKGGFARFRFDVTSLLKLGADNVIAVKVDNARNANIPPLTADFTFFGGIYRNVSLHVTDELSIRMLDLAGPGVYLRQRQVSAASATVDVTTKTWNNSARTRRFRSRVVVADPTGAVVADTLSAPRTLASKTGDASTQTITLANPHLWNGAADPYQYRASVEIVDDDTGVIADSVTEPLGLRSFRLDPNAGFVLNGSRLPLHGVNRHQDRLDKGWAIGQAEHARDFDLMAEMGVNALRTAHYQQDQAVYDLADRHGFVVWAEIPLVDAITASAEFRANAEQQLREMIRQDYNHPSIVFWGIGNEQRVDDSGTNSLLESLARAVDSEDPDRLSVYAHNGGTGSALITHSETAGFNKYFGWYSGASSDFGPWADNLHRAQPARAISISEYGAGASTRQHAENPPKPTPDSDWHPEEYQALYHESHWAQMAARPYLWGTFVWNMFDFAADQRSEGDTYGRNDKGLVTYDRITRKDAFYWYKANWTDVPFVYITSRRWTERTSPTTTIKAYGTVDSARLTVNGTPVGGAVVSNHHAYTWPDVTLAPGANTVTISGTRAGATYTDTVIWNVVR, encoded by the coding sequence ATGACGAGTCATGGCTGGAAGCATATGGTCCTCTCGGGACTCCTGCTCGCGAGCTGCTCGGCGGAGGGGCCCAACGATGTTGCCTCGCCAGGCGCGGTGGGCGCCGGAACATCGCCGCTCACGTACACCCCGCCCGCGGTGCGCCAGCAGGTCGACCTCGGCGCGGGCTGGCGTTTTCTTCGCAGCGACGCGGCCCAGGCGCAGCTGCCCGCGTTCGACGACTCCACGTGGTCCGCGGTGAGCATCCCGCACACGTGGAACGCTCGCGATGGCCAAGATGGCGGCAACGATTACTACCGAGGGATAGGCTGGTACCGGCGTCATTACGTGGCACCGGCCGGGTTCGCTGGAAAGAAGGTATGGATCCAGTTCGACGGCGCGAGCACGGTGGCCGACGTTTGGGTCAATGGCACGTACGTGGGCCAGCACAAAGGTGGATTCGCCCGTTTCCGCTTCGACGTGACATCGCTGCTGAAGCTGGGCGCCGACAATGTGATTGCCGTAAAAGTCGACAACGCGCGAAATGCGAATATCCCACCGCTCACCGCCGACTTTACGTTCTTCGGCGGCATTTACCGCAATGTGAGCCTTCATGTGACGGACGAGCTCTCCATCCGCATGCTCGATTTGGCCGGCCCCGGAGTGTACCTGCGTCAACGCCAGGTAAGCGCCGCCTCCGCCACCGTGGATGTCACGACGAAGACCTGGAACAACAGCGCCCGCACCCGCCGGTTTCGCAGCCGCGTGGTCGTCGCCGACCCAACCGGCGCGGTTGTCGCGGATACCCTCTCCGCCCCCCGGACCCTCGCCAGCAAGACCGGCGATGCGTCGACCCAAACCATCACCCTCGCCAACCCCCACCTCTGGAACGGTGCCGCCGATCCGTACCAATACCGCGCCAGCGTGGAAATCGTGGACGATGATACCGGTGTCATAGCCGATAGCGTCACTGAGCCCCTGGGCTTGCGCTCGTTTCGGCTCGATCCCAACGCGGGCTTCGTGCTCAATGGGAGCCGCCTCCCGCTCCACGGCGTGAACCGGCACCAAGACCGCCTGGACAAGGGCTGGGCGATTGGCCAGGCGGAGCACGCGCGCGATTTCGATTTGATGGCCGAAATGGGGGTGAACGCGCTTCGCACCGCGCATTATCAGCAGGACCAAGCCGTCTACGATCTCGCGGACCGGCACGGGTTCGTGGTGTGGGCGGAGATCCCGCTGGTCGACGCCATCACGGCCAGCGCCGAGTTTCGTGCCAACGCCGAGCAGCAGCTGCGCGAAATGATTCGACAGGACTACAATCACCCCTCGATCGTCTTTTGGGGCATTGGCAACGAGCAGCGGGTCGACGATTCGGGGACGAATTCGCTCTTGGAGTCCCTCGCCCGCGCGGTCGATAGTGAAGATCCCGACCGCCTATCCGTGTATGCGCACAACGGCGGTACCGGCAGCGCTCTGATCACGCACTCCGAAACGGCGGGCTTCAACAAATACTTCGGCTGGTACTCGGGCGCCTCGTCCGATTTCGGTCCTTGGGCCGACAACCTGCACCGCGCTCAGCCGGCCCGCGCCATTTCCATCAGCGAATACGGTGCGGGGGCGAGCACCCGCCAGCACGCGGAGAATCCGCCCAAACCGACGCCCGACTCCGATTGGCACCCGGAGGAATACCAAGCGCTGTACCATGAATCGCACTGGGCGCAGATGGCGGCGCGCCCGTACCTCTGGGGTACGTTCGTCTGGAATATGTTCGACTTCGCCGCCGACCAGCGCAGCGAGGGAGACACGTACGGCCGCAACGACAAGGGGCTGGTCACCTATGACCGGATCACCCGCAAAGATGCCTTCTATTGGTACAAAGCCAATTGGACGGATGTCCCCTTCGTCTACATCACCAGCCGCCGCTGGACCGAGCGCACCAGCCCCACCACCACGATTAAAGCGTACGGCACGGTGGACAGCGCCAGGCTCACGGTGAATGGCACCCCGGTGGGCGGCGCAGTGGTATCGAACCATCACGCCTACACCTGGCCGGACGTTACGTTGGCACCGGGTGCCAACACGGTGACGATCTCGGGGACCCGCGCCGGAGCGACGTACACCGACACGGTGATCTGGAACGTCGTCAGGTAG
- a CDS encoding right-handed parallel beta-helix repeat-containing protein translates to MTHRLESPRRHLPVHPPTPIQVCQVGQVSQRARVSLLALTALLGCGSSPAPATDTSADDSSIAKDARAAESVVYLAQGGSDQNDGHSPSLPKGTWDAAIRAAGPGGTVYLSGRYFNQRIVIHASGSEGRPVTLKPDPANRGYVDGGQSKPAGTWREDNLIRIYGHDIVWDGIEIVNSPWNGLGFDDTGARGVVRRTKVHNIYMQPLSTSADDTLFEDNDVYDTELSNYDNTRLEGVWGSGIGTGWNWTEKRRVRRFTARRNKIRDNWGENISAFQCEGFTIADNDISPKTAVGIYADNAANGVIERNWIHDGKGRALAFSSEPYGYTTLRDPPHDITWRNNVTRNCDFIAFIRDGRKTYYNLRFIGNTFYNTDFYVDRADEGGARGNEFVDNVLDGNFHLVDMAAWSIHHNAWPRGNAQGSNALTGDPRFVNPAAATPEGLKIAPASPLRRAGAARSDLTTDYFGAARPSPPSIGAHEPM, encoded by the coding sequence ATGACACATCGACTCGAGAGCCCTCGGCGGCACCTCCCAGTTCATCCCCCCACACCCATCCAGGTTTGCCAGGTCGGCCAGGTTTCGCAGCGCGCGCGCGTCTCACTGCTCGCGCTCACCGCGCTACTTGGATGTGGTTCCTCCCCGGCCCCTGCCACGGATACGAGCGCGGACGATTCGAGCATCGCCAAGGACGCTCGGGCTGCGGAGTCCGTCGTTTACCTCGCGCAGGGTGGCAGCGACCAAAACGACGGCCACTCGCCCTCGCTGCCGAAGGGCACATGGGACGCGGCGATCCGAGCGGCCGGCCCCGGCGGAACGGTGTACCTCTCGGGACGTTACTTCAATCAGCGAATCGTCATTCATGCTTCCGGCTCCGAGGGGCGCCCGGTCACGTTGAAGCCCGACCCGGCCAATCGCGGCTACGTCGACGGCGGTCAATCGAAGCCCGCGGGCACCTGGCGTGAAGACAATTTGATTCGCATTTACGGCCACGACATCGTGTGGGACGGGATCGAGATCGTCAACAGCCCTTGGAATGGGCTCGGCTTCGACGACACCGGCGCGCGGGGGGTGGTGCGCCGCACGAAGGTCCACAATATCTACATGCAACCCTTGAGCACGTCGGCCGACGATACGCTCTTCGAAGACAACGACGTCTACGACACCGAGCTCTCGAACTACGACAACACGCGCCTGGAGGGCGTATGGGGCAGCGGGATCGGCACCGGCTGGAACTGGACCGAGAAACGGCGCGTGCGCAGGTTCACCGCGAGGCGGAACAAGATCCGCGACAACTGGGGCGAGAACATCTCGGCGTTTCAGTGCGAAGGATTCACCATCGCCGATAACGACATTTCCCCGAAGACCGCCGTCGGCATTTACGCGGACAACGCGGCCAACGGCGTCATCGAGCGCAATTGGATTCACGACGGGAAGGGCCGTGCCCTCGCCTTCTCCTCCGAGCCCTACGGCTACACCACCCTCCGCGACCCGCCGCACGACATCACCTGGCGAAACAACGTCACACGCAACTGTGATTTCATCGCGTTCATCCGCGACGGCCGCAAGACGTATTACAACCTTCGTTTCATCGGCAATACGTTCTACAATACGGACTTCTACGTCGACCGGGCCGACGAGGGCGGCGCGCGCGGCAACGAGTTCGTGGACAACGTCCTCGATGGCAACTTCCATTTGGTCGACATGGCCGCCTGGTCCATCCACCACAACGCGTGGCCGAGGGGCAACGCCCAAGGGTCGAACGCGCTGACCGGCGATCCGAGGTTCGTCAATCCTGCCGCGGCCACCCCCGAAGGATTGAAGATCGCGCCCGCCTCCCCGCTCCGGCGCGCGGGCGCGGCCCGCTCGGATCTCACGACCGACTACTTTGGCGCCGCGCGCCCATCGCCTCCCAGCATCGGCGCCCACGAACCAATGTAG
- a CDS encoding cysteine dioxygenase family protein, whose product MISDFTSPAQRLIGALRGVVDSVPSLGAAEKARRVAQVLEPFLAQPDLLSAKQLEADSQQYRQHVLYVDPNGAFSVVALVWLPGQQTPIHDHVSWCVVGTFRGQEEEIRYELVKNGDGESYLVPVGGALSRTGTTAYLTPPGDIHAVRNSTDGKVVSIHVYGADVTALGSSIRRRYDLPVHA is encoded by the coding sequence GTGATTTCCGATTTCACATCGCCCGCCCAACGACTCATCGGAGCGCTTCGCGGCGTCGTCGATTCCGTGCCGTCCCTCGGCGCCGCGGAAAAAGCGCGCCGGGTCGCCCAGGTGCTCGAGCCGTTCTTGGCGCAGCCGGATCTGCTCAGCGCAAAGCAGCTGGAGGCGGATTCGCAGCAGTACCGCCAACACGTGCTTTACGTGGACCCGAACGGCGCGTTCTCGGTGGTTGCCTTGGTCTGGCTCCCCGGGCAGCAAACGCCCATTCATGACCATGTCTCATGGTGCGTCGTCGGCACCTTTCGCGGCCAAGAGGAAGAGATCCGCTACGAGCTCGTCAAAAATGGCGACGGCGAATCTTACCTCGTCCCGGTCGGCGGTGCGCTGAGCCGCACCGGCACCACGGCCTACCTCACTCCGCCCGGCGACATCCATGCTGTGCGCAACTCCACCGACGGCAAGGTCGTTTCCATCCACGTCTATGGCGCCGACGTGACCGCGCTCGGCTCCAGCATCCGCCGCCGCTACGATTTGCCGGTGCACGCGTAG